The Podospora bellae-mahoneyi strain CBS 112042 chromosome 7, whole genome shotgun sequence genome includes a window with the following:
- a CDS encoding hypothetical protein (EggNog:ENOG503NVCG), with amino-acid sequence MMSARSYLVSRHASPPQPRPKSTPTPTPIPTSHLRSSSSPPAPTPTSIRTIAEEYERFPQHPTPVTVSNSSRVTAPAMPSKRREASRLGSSALSPPRTTTTISRPTTPSTPVQIPSRPKSRDTLRPQKPHRHHGDRRHNSASHRPKDGHSPDAIPPSVAALLAITSIPPPRQTRSVRQAKMEKRMTVESIIERAQESEKELSLSLSKSPLDLLLMSPEDLEAESDSMSYCESSMGSVLSTRTVSLESMPSLCNSYATDTLSSLESPRTPVRRRSVKPTRRSLTPVASPPEEVLSHPLSSPEVAVEQLDFSVFDEDKAETQDKKVSRSPFKAAFKSNLTASLRALRQAAKSFSNLNFTSIPPEDFLTRSILTIDPQVPYTDERRPPPLEEEPTAALRRYLNPTTTARLEKPQSITNGPALRTFTASIQMQTYKVHRARSGPSPGRSPYPSVGPSSASNTSQQQQVKPTPSEYPMPGPRQREMRENPDFIRIAVMEMAMRKRGKLDDQRPGRARWALPPRKPSTKPYEVGPDGVPARWVPVSC; translated from the coding sequence ccccaacctcgacctaAATCTACACCTACACCTACACCtattcccacctcccaccttcgatcctcttcttctccgcctgcGCCTACACCTACATCCATCCGTACCATAGCTGAGGAATATGAACGCTTCCCTCAACATCCTACACCAGTCACcgtcagcaacagcagtcgTGTTACCGCTCCCGCCATGCCCTCCAAGCGAAGAGAGGCCAGTCGCCTTGGGTCCTCTGCCCTGAGCCCTCCTCGAACAACCACTACGATTTCTCGCCCTACAACCCCATCGACTCCTGTTCAGATTCCATCCAGACCAAAGTCTCGCGATACCCTTCGTCCCCAAAAGCCGCATCGCCACCATGGCGACCGAAGGCACAACTCGGCGTCGCACCGTCCCAAGGATGGACACTCACCAGATGCCATTCCCCCATCTGTTGCTGCGCTGCTTGCCATCACGAGCATTCCACCGCCTAGGCAGACCAGGAGTGTGAGGCAGGCCAAGATGGAGAAACGCATGACTGTTGAGTCCATCATCGAGAGAGCCCAAGAATCCGAGAAGGAACTCAGCTTGTCCTTGAGCAAGAGTCCATTAGATCTGCTGCTGATGTCACCCGAGGATCTCGAGGCGGAGTCAGACAGCATGTCTTATTGCGAGAGCTCGATGGGTTCGGTTCTGTCGACGAGGACTGTCTCTCTGGAGTCTATGCCATCTCTTTGCAACTCTTACGCTACCGATACGCTTTCTTCCTTGGAATCTCCCCGGACACCAGTTAGGAGGCGGAGTGTCAAGCCTACTCGGCGTTCCTTGACCCCCGTTGCTTCCCCTCCGGAGGAGGTCTTGTCTCACCCGCTCTCATCGCCCGAGGTGGCGGTTGAGCAGTTGGATTTCAGCGTTTTTGACGAGGACAAGGCCGAAACCCAAGACAAGAAGGTTTCGCGATCGCCTTTCAAGGCAGCATTCAAGTCGAATCTGACCGCTTCGTTGCGCGCCTTACGCCAGGCCGCCAAGTCGTTCTCAAACCTGAACTTCACATCGATCCCACCAGAAGATTTCCTCACCAGATCTATTCTCACCATCGACCCGCAGGTCCCTTACACTGATGAGCGCAGGCCACCTCCACTGGAGGAAGAGCCAACCGCAGCCTTGCGTCGCTACCTCAACCCAACGACAACTGCGCGACTCGAGAAGCCGCAGTCTATCACCAATGGTCCCGCCCTACGAACATTTACGGCATCGATTCAGATGCAAACATACAAGGTCCACCGAGCGCGAAGTGGACCTTCTCCTGGCCGCTCTCCTTACCCATCAGTAGGACCATCTTCGGCATCAAACACAtcgcaacagcaacaggtcAAGCCGACGCCCTCCGAGTACCCCATGCCTGGACCACGCCAGCGGGAAATGCGCGAGAACCCCGACTTCATCCGCATTGCTGTTATGGAGATGGCCATGCGCAAACGGGGCAAGCTGGACGACCAACGGCCGGGCCGGGCAAGGTGGGCTCTGCCGCCCCGAAAACCTAGCACGAAGCCCTACGAGGTTGGTCCGGATGGAGTTCCAGCCAGATGGGTTCCTGTTAGCTGCTGA
- a CDS encoding hypothetical protein (EggNog:ENOG503P1M2; COG:S), translating to MKGQAMTGEAALIRAVQAFNKDTNIETLPERLENIWDILSEHHGGNFHAAEEMLSRSLLKQMVGKTENAERVRRYSRTWDVLGAVFQRTPLFSLAKSLADWKFIGILQQTLSELRDIAVDAGFRLDEIEDVEMTDAPGPGSLSPSRKRKRTETLVYDIVAQRTTLGCLLAAKALLEALRILLARCETKLNDGPPTHQMGAEHVKSLFSLAATDAAEILGPILDLCIAAHTCLDDASYREVSSWLSTLSSIWALHLQGPGDALEVAARLTSSATLLLGMLTDVADLGSRKIQSPTKERWAKDLRRFLSRNLMLPARAAFLNRNDRSVLQRAVEACAAGPPPRFMRRPSTSFLTFPVIFDLVGQSPREFGGNTSIKDYETWVQAVFDTMFTTSKTIPHLKGQVESVGKSAMRRVLEVATYRDEALSAESLRLVCKEFALGERKDDWDILLSIVKLNPDAFLLSEDGKELLNQILEKTKGSNSLTDEDREVAVKFIALLAEGYAQARDLSSFVKTWLHYLDSPKSEGKLDPLWAQEELAGTVASLVQSSLNANQLAELVAWLSEQEASAARVFLLEALSRGVAREEFIDAANMKIFDAIMAQKVSKKDTPLISACRWSDAARTLAEGTLEEAGRVWSRVGSHLKKTLKKSGVDGEDTFAAFKCCVAAWLSNYLEGADEEETSKLVCSFLGKLEEDASSESRRRYISWILEEEPRLVSMVVDKTGKVPDIILSLVKPTPGDDSAGLRHAATVGKVLLKECDTGNQKLTDTLIDTVIKVIEESEAGTFQPSTKDAVLFLLNAPMETLSRSQREATMKTLISHVPRTSNKAGPLGADYWEPVLYLMVKLMNEPTFYEGMSFSHLETVGAGLVSTTGDDAEVQRLFSLLYELAVLTIRQMASGNLDSREKTYLSDAKAVLQEKAADGDTVVRLVLLRAFLATVQESKTAPRLEKAGLDFSGLGDDLFQMASSVATVGKWRGKKLLALLLALSALDSMGRDSVKQAVASAVKPLVKTSDKLVDEGIQAGWSIRMFLADHFLESLESPFQIELDMEISETGEVIKSAIEVPVLRKYVDAVVRHADEPIKLQYLKDLLLTNPPSRNKLLGRLLIIDQLIHHLKGSKPSSSSSKFDLPQAHAILTKSLPALTTLPHIIQTTKTILFLLEHSTMKQFNIDLTLSRVSLLANSSSFQTLLASQPQLYLPLCSLLEVVIKRHRHRLEGHFHIVLSPLQDLLRLLLSKCDSSPQWEKNAQQFSRLLTLICEPTAATTAQTNHTVLESEKDRAKRYAGQYMYLVLMQYIKCQLEYVAPPHAIKEVLEKEGMYAIIRITSQEGLKIMSEGMDGGGRVVFKELWRRWERFGKWTGV from the exons ATGAAGGGTCAGGCCATG ACAGGCGAAGCAGCCCTGATCAGGGCTGTTCAGGCATTCAACAAGGACACCAACATCGAAACACTACCAGAAAGACTCGAAAACATTTGGGATATACTATCAGAGCATCATGGAGGAAACTTTCACGCCGCCGAGGAAATGCTCTCGCGATCACTCCTAAAGCAAATGGTCGGGAAGACTGAGAATGCCGAAAGAGTGCGACGATACTCTCGAACATGGGACGTCTTGGGTGCCGTCTTTCAGCGCACCCCTCTCTTCTCCCTAGCAAAATCGCTGGCGGACTGGAAGTTCATCGGCATATTACAACAGACCTTGAGCGAGCTACGAGACATCGCGGTTGATGCAGGATTTAGGCTGGACGAGATCGAAGATGTAGAAATGACCGACGCCCCAGGCCCAGGAAGCCTATCACCCTCCAGGAAAAGAAAACGGACAGAGACGCTTGTGTACGACATAGTGGCGCAACGGACAACATTGGGGTGCTTACTGGCTGCGAAGGCCCTTCTTGAGGCGCTCAGGATACTGCTGGCTCGATGCGAGACCAAGCTGAACGATGGACCACCAACACACCAAATGGGTGCTGAGCACGTCAAGTCATTATTTTCATTGGCAGCGACCGATGCGGCTGAGATTCTCGGGCCAATACTGGATTTGTGCATTGCGGCCCATACCTGCTTGGATGATGCCTCGTACAGAGAGGTGTCTTCATGGCTGTCTACCCTCAGTTCTATCTGGGCCTTGCACCTACAAGGCCCAGGCGATGCTTTAGAGGTTGCGGCGCGTTTGACTTCTTCAGCAACCCTTCTTCTGGGGATGTTGACGGATGTGGCAGACCTAGGTTCCCGCAAAATCCAAAGTCCTACCAAGGAACGCTGGGCAAAGGATCTTCGTCGGTTCTTGTCCCGTAATCTGATGCTTCCTGCCAGGGCGGCTTTCCTCAACAGGAATGACCGATCAGTTCTCCAGAGAGCTGTTGAGGCCTGTGCTGCTGGACCACCCCCACGCTTTATGCGTCGTCCATCCACATCCTTTTTGACTTTCCCAGTCATTTTTGACTTGGTTGGCCAGTCTCCGCGTGAGTTTGGTGGTAACACCTCCATCAAGGACTATGAAACATGGGTTCAGGCAGTGTTCGATACCATGTTCACGACTTCAAAaaccatcccccacctcaaGGGTCAGGTAGAAAGCGTGGGCAAGTCAGCGATGCGGAGGGTTTTGGAGGTGGCAACATACCGAGACGAAGCTCTTTCCGCGGAGAGCCTCCGGCTGGTGTGCAAGGAATTTGCCCTTGGCGAGCGTAAGGATGATTGGGATATACTTTTGTCCATCGTAAAACTCAACCCCGATGCGTTTCTGCTCTCGGAGGACGGAAAGGAGCTTCTGAACCAGATTCTGGAAAAGACGAAAGGTTCAAATTCTTTGACTGATGAAGACCGGGAGGTGGCTGTCAAGTTCATTGCCCTCCTTGCCGAAGGATATGCCCAAGCCCGCGACTTGTCTTCGTTTGTCAAGACCTGGCTTCATTACCTCGATTCTCCCAAATCCGAAGGGAAATTGGACCCCCTGTGGGCACAAGAAGAGCTAGCGGGTACAGTCGCGTCTTTGGTGCAATCTTCTCTCAATGCCAATCAGCTTGCGGAGTTGGTAGCATGGCTGTCGGAGCAAGAGGCAAGCGCGGCAAGGGTTTTCCTTCTTGAGGCTCTTTCTAGGGGTGTTGCTCGCGAGGAATTTATTGATGCGGCAAACATGAAGATTTTTGATGCTATCATGGCTCAGAAGGTCTCCAAGAAGGATACCCCTCTCATCTCTGCTTGCCGTTGGAGTGATGCTGCCCGGACTCTCGCCGAGGGCACGCTGGAGGAAGCCGGTCGGGTTTGGTCACGGGTCGGCTCACACCTAAAGAAGACTTTGAAGAAGTCGGgagtggatggggaggatacCTTTGCTGCGTTCAAGTGCTGTGTCGCTGCTTGGCTGTCAAACTATCTTGAAGgtgccgatgaggaggaaacGTCTAAATTGGTCTGCTCCTTCCTTGGGAAACTTGAGGAGGATGCGAGCTCCGAGTCAAGGAGACGATATATCTCTTGGAttctcgaggaggagcctcGTCTTGTCAG CATGGTCGTTGACAAGACGGGCAAAGTACCAGATATCATTCTGTCGCTTGTCAAGCCCACACCTGGGGATGACTCGGCTGGTTTGCGTCATGCCGCCACAGTTGGCAAAGTTCTGTTGAAGGAATGCGATACTGGAAACCAGAAGCTCACTG ATACTCTGATCGACACCGTCATCAAAGTGATTGAAGAGTCTGAGGCCGGGACGTTTCAACCATCAACCAAGGATGCTGTTCTGTTCCTGCTCAATGCGCCTATGGAAACCCTTAGCCGTAGCCAGCGGGAAGCCACGATGAAGACGTTGATCAGCCACGTTCCACGAACCTCGAACAAGGCGGGACCACTTGGGGCAGACTACTGGGAGCCAGTGCTCTACTTGATGGTCAAGCTAATGAACGAGCCAACCTTCTATGAGGGGATGAGTTTCAGCCATTTGGAAACTGTTGGGGCAGGTCTTGTTTCAACGACGGGTGATGATGCCGAAGTTCAGCGCCTCTTCTCTTTGCTGTACGAATTGGCTGTGTTGACTATCCGACAAATGGCTAGCGGAAACCTTGATTCGAGGGAGAAGACATACCTCTCTGATGCCAAGGCGGTGCTTCAGGAGAAGGCAGCTGATGGCGATACTGTCGTGCGTCTCGTTCTTCTGCGCGCCTTTCTCGCGACTGTCCAAGAGTCCAAGACTGCCCCAAGGCTGGAGAAGGCTGGTCTGGACTTTAGCGGCCTTGGAGATGACCTATTCCAGATGGCTTCATCCGTTGCGACAGTCGGCAAATGGCGTGGAAAGAAACTACTGGCTCTTCTGTTAGCGTTGTCTGCTCTTGACAGTATGGGACGCGATTCTGTCAAGCAAGCGGTCGCCTCTGCCGTGAAGCCACTCGTCAAGACTAGCGACAAGCTGGTTGACGAAGGCATCCAAGCTGGTTGGTCCATCCGCATGTTCTTGGCAGACCACTTCCTCGAATCCCTCGAGTCCCCATTCCAAATCGAGCTCGACATGGAGATTTCCGAGACTGGCGAGGTCATCAAGTCCGCCATCGAAGTCCCAGTTCTCCGCAAATACGTCGACGCCGTAGTCCGCCACGCCGACGAACCCATCAAACTCCAATACCTcaaagacctcctcctcaccaacccccccagccgAAACAAACTCCTTGGccgtctcctcatcatcgaccAATtaatccaccacctcaaggGTTCTaaaccatcctcttcctcctccaaattcgatctcccccaagcccacgccatcctcaccaaatccctccccgccctcaccaccctcccgcACATAatccaaacaaccaaaaccatTTTGTTTCTTCTCGAACACTCAACAATGAAACAGTTCAACATcgacctcaccctctcccgcgtctctctcctcgccaactcctcctctttccagACCCTCCTCgcttcccaaccccaactctACCTCCCTTTGTGCTCCCTCCTAGAAGTAGTGATAAAAcgtcaccgccaccgcctcgagGGCCACTTCCACAtcgtcctctccccccttcagGACCTCCTCCGGTTACTCCTCTCCAAGTGCGACTCCTCCCCACAGTGGGAGAAGAACGCCCAGCAATTCTCCCGACTCCTCACGCTTATCTGCGAGCCCACTGCAGCTACCACCGCGCAGACAAATCACACTGTCCTCGAATCGGAAAAGGACAGGGCGAAGAGGTATGCGGGGCAGTACATGTatttggtgttgatgcagTACATCAAGTGCCAGCTGGAGTATGTTGCTCCGCCGCATGCGATTAAGGAagtgctggagaaggaggggatgtATGCTATCATTAGGATTACGAGccaggaggggttgaagattATGAgtgaggggatggatggtggggggagggtggtgtttaaGGAattgtggaggagatgggagagGTTTGGGAAGTGGACTGGTGTGTAG
- the MIC10 gene encoding Mitochondrial inner membrane organizing system component (BUSCO:EOG09265PQX; EggNog:ENOG503P6M1; COG:S) — MADTAPATPTSPTSRAVSRPVSEALLNEKWDRCFSNLIIKSSLGLGFGVVFSVLLFKRRAWPAFVGVGFGAGRAYEECNSSLKQAAKEIRKQA; from the exons ATGGCCGACACCGCCCCCGCGACGCCgacatcccccacctcccgcGCTGTCTCCCGCCCCGTCAGCGAAGCCCTCCTCAACGAGAAG TGGGACCGCTGCTTCtccaacctcatcatcaagtcctccctcggcctcggctTCGGCGTAGTCTTCTcagtcctcctcttcaagcGCAGGGCGTGGCCCGCCTTCGTCGGCGTCGGCTTCGGTGCCGGCAGGGCGTACGAGGAGTGCAATTCCAGCTTGAAGCAGGCTGCCAAGGAGATCAGGAAGCAAGCCTAG
- a CDS encoding hypothetical protein (COG:L; EggNog:ENOG503NX3G) — protein MASSAIPLERLGGHAFNHRTSVELEEEYDRLRDLARAEAEKKKSCFDRAHEAYERGDGAEAKALSNEGKRHQAKQAEYNKQAAEFIFRENNAMGRIAEDTIDLHGLFVEEAEDILEDRIRDAQARGQSHLHVIVGKGNHSTGGVRKIKPRVEQLCRELGLDYATEENEGRIYVDLGGNRVEAPPPLPPQPDGHQSHSRPQKRPHRPRPERPQRPQRPEEPEDDGIFGCIKACCTVM, from the exons ATGGCGTCGTCCGCTATTCCGCTAGAGCGTCTCGGAGGCCATG CGTTCAACCACAGGACCAGTGTAGAGTTGGAGGAAGAGTATGATCGTTTGAGAGATCTGGCTCGggcagaggcagagaagaagaagtcatGCTTTGATCGG GCTCATGAAGCATATGAGCGTGGGGATGGCGCCGAGGCAAAGGCTTTGTCGAACGAGGGTAAACGCCATCAAGCGAAGCAGGCCGAGTATAACAAACAGGCTGCCGAATTCATCTTCCGGGAGAACAACGCCATGGGCCGGATAGCTGAGGATACCATCGACTTACATGGTCTGTTTGttgaagaggcagaggatATCCTCGAAGACAGAATCCGTGATGCTCAGGCTCGCGGTCAGTCCCACTTGCACGTTATTGTCGGGAAGGGCAATCACTCAACTGGGGGGGTCCGAAAGATTAAGCCGCGTGTTGAGCAGCTCTGCCGAGAACTCGGTCTCGACTATGCCACAGAGGAAAACGAGGGGCGTATCTATGTTGATCTTGGTGGCAACCGTGTCGaggctcctccccctctgcccccACAGCCAGATGGGCACCAGTCGCACAGCCGTCCCCAGAAGAGACCGCATCGGCCTCGGCCAGAACGGCCCCAGCGTCCACAACGCCCTGAAGAGCCGGAGGACGATGGCATCTTCGGCTGTATCAAGGCCTGTTGTACGGTTATGTAG
- the GPA1 gene encoding guanine nucleotide-binding protein subunit alpha (EggNog:ENOG503NV23; COG:D; COG:T): MGCGMSTEEKEGKARNEEIENQLKRDRMQQRNEIKMLLLGAGESGKSTILKQMKLIHEGGYSRDERESFKEIIFSNTVQSMRVILEAMESLELPLADARMEYHVQTIFMQPAQIEGDVLPPEVGNAIEALWRDAGVQSCFKRSREYQLNDSARYYFDNIARIAAPDYMPNDQDVLRSRVKTTGITETTFIIGELTYRMFDVGGQRSERKKWIHCFENVTTILFLVAISEYDQLLFEDETVNRMQEALTLFDSICNSRWFIKTSIILFLNKIDRFKEKLPVSPMKNYFPDYEGGDDYGQACDYILNRFVSLNQHESKQIYTHFTCATDTTQIRFVMAAVNDIIIQENLRLCGLI, translated from the exons ATGGGTTGCGGAATGAGCacagaggagaaggagggcaaggccCGGAacgaggagattgagaacCAGTTGAAGAGGGATCGGATGCAGCAGCGCAACGAGATCAAGATGTTGCTTCTGG GTGCTGGTGAATCCGGAAAGTCAACTATTTTGAAGCAGATGAAGCTGATTCATGAGGGCGGCTACTCGCGCGACGAGCGCGAGTCCTTCAAGGAGATCATCTTCAGCAACACTGTCCAGTCGATGCGCGTCATTCTCGAGGCGATGGAGTCATTGGAGTTGCCATTGGCCGATGCCCGCATGGAGTACCACGTCCAGACCATCTTCATGCAACCAGCTCAGATTGAGGGAGATGTCCTCCCCCCAGAGGTTGGCAATGCCATTGAGGCTTTGTGGAGAGATGCCGGTGTCCAGAGCTGCTTCAAGCGCTCAAGAGAGTATCAGCTCAACGACTCTGCCAGATA CTACTTTGACAATATCGCCCGTATCGCCGCCCCCGACTACATGCCCAACGACCAAGATGTCCTTCGGTCCCGTGTCAAGACTACTGGTATCACGGAGACGACTTTCATTATTGGTGAGCTCACGTACAGGATGTTCGATGTCGGCGGTCAAAGATCAGAACGTAAGAAGTGGATTCACTGCTTCGAGAACGTCACGACCATCCTGTTCCTCGTCGCTATCTCCGAGTACGATCAGCTCctgtttgaggatgagacgGTCAACCGCATGCAAGAAGCTCTCACGCTCTTCGACTCCATCTGCAACTCCAGGTGGTTCATCAAGACCTCGATCattctcttcctcaacaagatCGACAGGTTTAAGGAGAAGCTCCCTGTCAGCCCAATGAAAAACTACTTCCCCGACtacgagggtggtgatgactaCGGCCAGGCTTGCGACTACATCCTCAACCGTTTCGTGTCCCTGAACCAGCACGAGAGCAAGCAGATCTACACACATTTTACTTGCGCCACGGATACAACGCAAATCCGCTTCGTGATGGCTGCTGTGAATG ATATCATCATCCAGGAGAACCTCCGCCTCTGCGGTCTCATCTGA
- a CDS encoding hypothetical protein (EggNog:ENOG503NYA2; COG:Q) produces the protein MTSTVPRPQRGRPNKVTKPQPPTARGRPTRGVVPGSLDVHAAHQIHQAHQQAQAQAQAQYGVHAAPYVAAAHAAQHALDELKPEPDHSVFDNVGVDVGVGVGVPMGVEDYAAAAMESELGNVDAHGEAEPDADMEEDDHSVGASGLQQHVDLSTASMLANGGANVVGGGVVGQSVHDHMQDLQQGLSHAQQQHQQQQQQQQQQQQQQQHQQQQHQHQHQQQPQAQMGPPQQMQPSHQPMEPQIVGITEELARESGYQNLSVESALAKRLAREPGRRLATQRRPEQQLNLNRRSNVEALFAHISGTLAPQPCKNCHKGHGPWSVCVVVDGQMCGSCANCWFNASGARCSFHETRTQQPMAQHAGIMPPTSAALPADPNYRYTPAHSLLPPAHSNAMQAMNFGGGGVPSINNNPILQQLVSKAMNEVRSADRATRLYWQLEITAKQLALQYAEYEEATASQSQPGGAGNQIGAGQHGMGDDGSA, from the exons ATGACATCGACCGTCCCCCGCCCGCAGCGCGGCCGACCGAACAAGGTGACGAAGCCGCAGCCGCCAACGGCACGCGGTCGCCCCACCCGTGGTGTTGTTCCGGGCTCACTCGACGTCCACGCCGCCCATCAGATTCACCAGGCCCATCAGCAGGCTCAGGCTCAGGCTCAGGCCCAGTACGGAGTGCACGCTGCGCCCTACGTGGCTGCTGCCCACGCTGCCCAGCACGCCCTCGACGAGCTCAAGCCCGAGCCCGACCATTCCGTGTTCGACAACGTAGGCGTGGACGTcggagttggagttggggttcCCATGGGCGTCGAAGActacgccgccgccgctatGGAATCGGAACTTGGCAATGTGGATGCTCACGGCGAGGCGGAACCCGATGCCgacatggaggaggatgatcaTTCAGTCGGAGCCTCCGGCCTTCAACAACACGTTGATCTATCAACCGCCAGCATGCTGGCTAACGGCGGTGCCAAtgttgtgggaggaggagtcgtGGGCCAGAGTGTTCATGATCACATGCAAGATTTGCAGCAAGGGCTCTCGCAtgctcagcaacaacaccaacagcagcagcagcagcagcagcagcagcagcagcaacagcaacaccagcagcagcaacaccagcatcagcatcagcagcagccccaaGCCCAGATGGGTCCTCCCCAGCAGATGCAACCTTCTCACCAGCCGATGGAGCCTCAAATCGTGGGGATCACAGAGGAACTTGCCCGCGAGTCTGGCTATCAGAACCTTAGTGTCGAGAGCGCCCTGGCGAAACGGTTGGCCCGTGAGCCCGGTAGACGTCTTGCTACTCAACGTCGACCAGAGCAACAGCTCAACTTGAATCGGCGGAGTAATGTGGAAGCGCTTTTTGCTCATATTTCGGGCACTCTTGCTCCACAACCGTGCAAGAACTGCCACAAAGGCCACGGCCCGTGGAGCGTGTGTGTAGTGGTAGATGGCCAAATGTGTGGCAGCTGTGCCAACTGTTGGTTCAATGCCAGCGGCGCTAGATGCAGTTTCCACG AAACTCGCACTCAGCAACCCATGGCCCAGCATGCGGGCATCATGCCGCCGACAAGTGCGGCTTTACCTGCGGATCCCAACTACCGCTACACCCCGGCCCATTCTCTATTGCCACCCGCTCACTCCAATGCCATGCAAGCTATGAAttttggcggaggaggcgttCCATCTATTAACAACAACCCAATACTCCAACAGCTCGTGAGCAAAGCCATGAACGAAGTGAGGTCGGCTGATCGTGCGACACGTTTGTATTGGCAGCTCGAGATCACGGCCAAGCAGTTGGCTCTTCAATATGCTGAGTACGAAGAGGCCACCGCAAGTCAAAGCCAGCCAGGAGGAGCGGGGAATCAAATTGGTGCTGGCCAACATGGCATGGGCGATGACGGCAGTGCCTAG
- a CDS encoding hypothetical protein (EggNog:ENOG503NYSZ; COG:S), translated as MPVTIYPSSHPPEPARLHQTYTRVTSPQQLLSSITSHETNTTSRSSPPRTRPIIQSSFSESLSTSPTTLYAAKNGLVYSLIEAYSNHHNLLLRPDDIWLAILSQLSVYINANATLLQHLFIPSSRKQSSPAQKQDLYIPVDLSPTLNHGSLAQQMASTLLPSSLTNPDIAHKFFLPSFTTTTETDEIAASILLMGSMQKYFVYSWGTRCGIPSITLLGDQTDWEKILHRCEEFLASGRFGQGARDWWRGGLGYVLSNFVRSLRDPGGKDTKTFWQRVLDRHEPNGSGKTTFTGWVVNGFCWWDEEGRHDLGRVRGGMTRGEMPMGFGRCPVSLWDNGVEVKTEMIAGMVGVRVGRMGDVLRRVEEDEWSGGRPEEGGRMQARAVGGVTEKIDTLRPEVGWFMYSV; from the coding sequence ATGCCTGTTACCATCTATCCATCAAGCCACCCCCCAGAACCTGCCCGTCTCCACCAGACTTACACACGAGTTACCTCTCCACAGCAGCTGCTGTCATCTATCACCAGCCATGAAACAAACACAACCTCAagatcctccccccctcgaACGCGACCCATAATCCAATCTTCCTTCTCAGAATCCCTATCCActtcacccaccaccctctacGCCGCCAAAAACGGCCTAGTCTACAGCTTGATAGAAGCCTACTCCAACCatcacaacctcctcctccgccccgaCGACATCTGgctcgccatcctctcccagctATCAGTCTacatcaacgccaacgccaccctcctccagcacctgttcatcccctcctccaggaaacaatcctccccagcccagaAACAAGACCTCTACATCCCAGTCGACCTatcccccaccctcaaccacGGCTCCCTAGCCCAGCAAATGGCCTCCACcctgctcccctcctccctgaCAAACCCGGACATAGCCCACAAGttttttcttccctccttcaccaccacaacagaaACAGACGAAATCGCCGCCTCGATCCTGCTGATGGGCTCCATGCAAAAATACTTTGTCTACAGCTGGGGAACCAGGTGCGGTATACCCTCAATAACCCTCCTTGGCGACCAGACCGACTGGGAGAAGATCCTCCACCGCTGTGAAGAGTTTCTCGCCTCGGGGAGATTTGGTCAGGGGGCGAGAGactggtggagaggtgggttggGTTATGTCCTTTCCAACTTTGTGAGGTCGCTTCGAGACCCGGGTGGGAAAGACACGAAGACGTTTTGGCAGAGGGTGTTGGATCGGCATGAGCCGAATGGGTCGGGCAAGACGACGTTTACGGGGTGGGTGGTCAATGGGTTTTGCtggtgggatgaggaggggaggcatGATCTGGGGAGGGTGCGAGGCGGGATGACTAGAGGAGAAATGCCgatggggtttgggaggtgtCCGGTTAGCTTGTGGGATAATGGGGTCGAGGTCAAGACGGAGATGATagcggggatggtgggggtgagAGTGGGCAGGATGGGGGATgtgctgaggagggtggaggaggatgagtgGTCTGGTGGGAGGCCTGAAGAAGGTGGAAGGATGCAGGCGAGAGCAGTCGGGGGGGTGACAGAAAAGATTGATACCCTTAGGCCGGAGGTGGGCTGGTTCATGTATTCGGTTTGA